A genomic segment from Candidatus Poribacteria bacterium encodes:
- a CDS encoding tetratricopeptide repeat protein, with protein sequence MSLRLTGAALCAVSALVTGCGVAPEMTDAYNGYAIDAARHGLWLEAALRWEQARSISPNDPRIANNLGVAYESQARFDDALAEYRRAVALDPGNADYQRNLRRGEAHRTRAAELPPPPDSDASDDPGDDTDEAEPLP encoded by the coding sequence ATGAGTCTCCGCCTTACTGGAGCCGCCCTGTGCGCCGTCTCGGCTCTAGTGACCGGCTGCGGCGTCGCACCGGAGATGACCGACGCGTACAACGGTTACGCCATCGATGCCGCGCGTCACGGACTGTGGCTCGAAGCCGCGTTGCGGTGGGAGCAAGCGCGCTCGATTTCGCCGAACGATCCGCGCATCGCCAACAATCTGGGCGTGGCGTACGAATCCCAAGCGCGTTTCGACGATGCACTCGCGGAGTACCGCCGAGCCGTCGCCCTAGATCCTGGGAATGCCGACTATCAACGGAACCTTCGTCGCGGCGAGGCGCATCGGACCCGCGCGGCTGAGCTGCCTCCGCCGCCGGACAGCGACGCGTCGGATGACCCGGGAGACGATACGGACGAGGCGGAACCCCTTCCATGA
- a CDS encoding extracellular solute-binding protein, with translation MHSSQAQGGGATRRGTAARVALTTAAARARFRPPRDVPSERSAHRMPRRNLPTRLVLAALISIAVGYGSRALAQGDGAQPPVELVVWGLGEGESQIGRIAAMDEFERRWNADTRRVAQFGPVRLVQSVQGGRMNPQKLMTAIAGGAPPDVINQDRFSIGGWAARDAFLSLDDFLNAQSPDDPLAIREQDYFAACWQEAVYNGRVYAIPNSTDDRLLFYNKGLLKAAGYVDEHGETRPPKNWDELKEYAVRLTSRDELGNMERVGFIPNYGNSWLYLYGWQNGGEFMSPDGSRATLDDPRIADALDWITDVYDALGGRPAVESVVSTFQPGALDPFLTGRLAMKINTNGELGNIARYMPDLNFGVAPAPMPPGREDSPITWSGGFSWAIPRGAAHPEVAWEFIRWMVSEEATLLMNRVRDRYNRARGRLYVPDMSANRRINDVVYAQFVERSPYLPPAFKQYSRLAADMMPASRFRPVTPVGQLLWDEHARAFERATRHEYSSQEALQLGTREVQRELDRLHRDTGGVPMRWGLPVAAILAALIVAGAFLVARAYRRRAGAWHRRGVLEGLAGLAFVSPWLVGFAVFTAGPVVASILISFTEYDVLHRAEFVAWRNYWELLAADPVFWKALGNTAFMVLGVPIGMAVGLGIALLLNADVRGMAAYRTVFYLPAIVPVVASSVLWIWVLNPDGGLLNSGLRFLRVEGILTWLARAAGAGGLYWLQEQVLAKPAIILMGLWSAGSSMIIWLAGLKGIPSHLYEAAAIDGANRWERFVHVTLPMLSPYIFFNLIMGIIGTFQIFTQAYVMTQGGPADATLFYVYYLFNSAFQYFRMGYASAMAWILFAIVLALTLIQLRLAPRWVHYEADDTP, from the coding sequence ATGCATTCTAGCCAAGCGCAGGGCGGGGGCGCAACCAGGCGAGGAACCGCCGCTCGCGTCGCGTTGACCACTGCCGCTGCGCGTGCTAGATTCCGACCACCCCGCGACGTCCCGTCCGAAAGGTCTGCACACCGAATGCCCCGACGGAACCTGCCGACGCGACTCGTTCTCGCCGCCCTGATCTCGATTGCCGTGGGATATGGTTCGCGGGCCCTCGCGCAAGGCGATGGCGCGCAGCCACCGGTCGAGCTCGTTGTGTGGGGGCTCGGCGAAGGCGAATCCCAGATCGGTCGGATCGCAGCGATGGACGAGTTCGAGCGCCGCTGGAACGCAGACACGCGCCGCGTCGCTCAGTTCGGTCCGGTCCGGCTGGTGCAGTCCGTCCAGGGCGGACGGATGAACCCGCAGAAGCTGATGACGGCGATCGCCGGCGGCGCGCCACCCGATGTCATCAACCAAGACCGCTTCTCCATCGGAGGGTGGGCGGCGCGCGACGCCTTCCTGTCTCTGGACGACTTCCTCAACGCCCAATCGCCCGACGATCCCCTGGCGATCCGCGAGCAAGACTACTTCGCCGCCTGCTGGCAGGAGGCGGTCTACAACGGGCGGGTCTACGCGATCCCCAATAGCACCGACGACCGGCTGCTCTTCTACAACAAAGGCCTGCTGAAGGCGGCGGGCTACGTCGACGAACACGGCGAGACTCGACCCCCGAAGAATTGGGACGAGCTCAAGGAATACGCAGTCAGACTGACGTCGCGCGACGAACTGGGCAACATGGAACGCGTGGGCTTCATCCCGAACTACGGCAATAGCTGGCTCTACCTCTATGGCTGGCAGAACGGCGGCGAGTTCATGAGCCCGGATGGTAGCCGCGCCACGCTGGACGACCCGCGCATCGCCGACGCGCTGGACTGGATCACCGACGTCTACGATGCGCTCGGAGGCAGACCTGCCGTCGAGAGCGTCGTCTCGACATTCCAGCCCGGGGCTCTCGATCCGTTCCTTACGGGTCGGCTCGCGATGAAGATCAACACCAACGGCGAGTTGGGCAACATCGCGCGCTATATGCCCGACTTGAACTTCGGCGTCGCCCCTGCCCCGATGCCGCCCGGGCGAGAGGATTCGCCGATCACATGGTCCGGCGGGTTCTCGTGGGCGATACCGAGGGGCGCTGCCCATCCCGAGGTCGCGTGGGAGTTCATCCGGTGGATGGTCAGCGAAGAAGCGACGCTCCTGATGAACCGGGTCCGCGACCGCTACAATCGCGCTCGCGGACGGCTCTACGTGCCGGACATGTCGGCGAACCGGCGAATCAACGATGTCGTGTACGCCCAGTTCGTCGAGCGCAGCCCGTACCTGCCCCCGGCGTTCAAGCAATACTCGCGGCTCGCAGCGGACATGATGCCCGCCAGTCGGTTCCGCCCCGTCACGCCAGTCGGTCAACTCTTGTGGGACGAGCACGCGCGCGCCTTCGAACGCGCGACGAGGCACGAGTACTCGTCCCAGGAAGCTCTGCAGCTCGGAACGCGCGAAGTCCAGCGGGAGCTGGATCGTCTGCATCGCGACACGGGCGGCGTGCCGATGCGATGGGGTCTGCCTGTCGCGGCAATTCTGGCGGCGCTGATCGTTGCCGGCGCGTTCCTCGTCGCGCGTGCGTACCGGCGGCGCGCTGGCGCGTGGCATCGACGCGGCGTGCTCGAAGGGCTGGCGGGTCTCGCGTTCGTCTCTCCGTGGCTCGTTGGGTTCGCCGTCTTCACGGCAGGACCCGTTGTCGCGTCGATCCTCATCAGCTTCACGGAGTACGATGTGCTCCACCGAGCCGAGTTCGTGGCGTGGCGGAACTACTGGGAGCTGCTCGCCGCCGACCCGGTGTTCTGGAAGGCGTTGGGCAACACGGCGTTCATGGTCCTCGGAGTTCCCATCGGTATGGCGGTCGGACTGGGGATCGCCCTCCTGCTGAACGCGGATGTGCGCGGCATGGCTGCCTACCGGACGGTGTTCTACCTTCCCGCCATCGTCCCGGTCGTCGCGAGCTCGGTGCTCTGGATCTGGGTCCTCAACCCAGACGGTGGACTGCTGAACTCAGGGCTCCGCTTCCTGCGGGTCGAGGGCATTCTGACCTGGCTCGCGCGCGCTGCGGGAGCCGGCGGGCTCTACTGGCTGCAGGAGCAGGTTCTGGCGAAGCCCGCCATCATCCTGATGGGGCTGTGGAGCGCCGGGTCGAGTATGATCATCTGGCTCGCAGGGCTCAAGGGCATTCCTTCGCACCTCTATGAAGCCGCTGCCATTGATGGCGCGAACCGCTGGGAACGGTTCGTCCACGTGACGCTGCCCATGCTGAGCCCGTACATCTTCTTCAATCTCATCATGGGCATCATCGGAACCTTCCAGATATTCACGCAGGCTTATGTGATGACGCAGGGCGGACCGGCGGACGCGACGCTCTTCTACGTCTACTACCTCTTCAACAGCGCGTTCCAGTACTTCCGCATGGGCTACGCGTCGGCGATGGCTTGGATCCTCTTCGCGATTGTCCTCGCGCTAACGCTGATCCAGCTTCGGCTCGCGCCACGATGGGTTCATTACGAGGCGGACGACACGCCATGA
- a CDS encoding ABC transporter permease subunit codes for MTSDAAPPTRRRTRSATAQRVVLHVALWVGAAVFALPFVWLVATSVKWDREVFAESQSWLARLVPRLPYRVDRTPYIAVAETPDFVRPGSLSRRDWDALRDRLEPVLWDAVQPAIAKQEVPDPLRNDIRRTMTRDLWRRVIGEVPEELWRQPTSRIVTEVAARVTPEKVAAAWSSVYRSVRIGAPTIQALDQSDYALERMDWHVARGELRAVAPGIDVNAGTELWTNYQRTLQRSVVGLFYADAKLPIDPAKVRAITIPVHGDESYHHFTASVEVSGATYQSSEPIVLRNYTWQEVTLQVRGNPLPHERENIQLSPATSSAGASLSGNLRVTLTLHRTPYWQAIWRKFARNYEDASTFVRFWLFVRNTVQITALSIVAQLLSCSLAAFGFARLRWPLREPTFLVLLSTMMLPPQVTMIPVFLIMRRLGLYDTLHPLWIGSLFGSAFFIFLLRQFLLGVPRDLEDAAKIDGCSYFGIYWRIMLPLVKPALAAIAIFQFMGAWNDFLGPLIYVSSERNTTLSLGLQMFQSLHTNEYGMLMAAATVMAIPVIVVFFVAQRYFIQGVTLTGMKG; via the coding sequence ATGACCTCAGACGCCGCTCCGCCGACCCGACGGAGGACCCGGAGCGCGACCGCGCAACGCGTGGTGCTGCACGTCGCCCTTTGGGTGGGGGCGGCGGTCTTTGCGCTCCCGTTCGTGTGGCTCGTCGCGACGAGCGTGAAGTGGGACCGCGAGGTGTTCGCCGAGAGCCAGAGCTGGCTCGCCCGACTCGTTCCGCGCCTGCCATATCGCGTGGATCGCACGCCGTACATCGCGGTCGCTGAGACGCCCGATTTCGTCCGACCCGGCTCGCTGAGCCGGCGCGACTGGGACGCGCTGAGGGACCGCCTCGAACCGGTGCTGTGGGACGCGGTTCAGCCTGCCATCGCCAAACAAGAGGTCCCGGATCCGCTCCGCAACGATATCCGTCGCACGATGACTCGCGACCTGTGGCGTCGAGTCATCGGCGAGGTGCCCGAGGAGCTCTGGCGCCAGCCCACATCGAGGATCGTGACGGAGGTCGCCGCGCGCGTGACGCCGGAGAAGGTCGCCGCGGCGTGGAGCTCGGTCTACCGGTCGGTCAGGATCGGCGCGCCAACCATTCAGGCGCTCGACCAAAGCGACTACGCGCTCGAACGGATGGATTGGCACGTGGCGCGCGGGGAGCTACGGGCAGTGGCTCCGGGAATCGACGTCAACGCTGGCACGGAGCTCTGGACGAACTACCAGAGGACTCTCCAGCGTTCCGTCGTGGGCTTGTTTTACGCCGACGCCAAGCTGCCCATCGATCCTGCCAAGGTCCGCGCCATTACGATCCCAGTGCATGGGGATGAGTCGTACCACCACTTCACCGCCTCGGTCGAAGTGAGCGGCGCGACCTACCAGAGCAGCGAGCCCATCGTCCTACGCAACTACACGTGGCAGGAGGTCACGCTCCAGGTTCGCGGCAACCCGCTCCCGCACGAACGCGAGAACATCCAACTGTCGCCAGCCACCAGCTCCGCCGGCGCGAGCTTGTCCGGCAATCTGCGCGTCACGCTGACGCTACACCGAACTCCATATTGGCAAGCGATCTGGCGGAAGTTCGCCCGAAACTACGAGGACGCCTCGACCTTCGTTCGCTTCTGGCTCTTTGTCAGGAACACGGTCCAGATCACGGCGTTGAGCATCGTCGCGCAGCTTCTTTCGTGCTCTCTGGCCGCCTTCGGGTTCGCCCGTCTGCGATGGCCCCTGCGCGAGCCGACGTTCCTCGTCCTGTTGAGCACGATGATGCTGCCGCCCCAAGTCACGATGATCCCTGTCTTTCTCATCATGCGGCGGCTCGGGCTCTATGACACGCTCCACCCGCTCTGGATCGGGTCGCTGTTCGGGAGCGCGTTCTTCATCTTCCTGCTGCGGCAGTTCCTGCTCGGAGTGCCGCGCGACTTGGAGGACGCTGCGAAGATCGACGGATGCAGCTACTTCGGCATCTACTGGCGCATCATGCTCCCTCTCGTCAAACCGGCGCTCGCGGCAATCGCCATCTTCCAGTTCATGGGCGCTTGGAACGACTTCCTGGGCCCTCTCATCTACGTCAGCAGTGAGCGCAACACGACGCTCTCGCTCGGGCTTCAGATGTTCCAGTCGCTGCACACGAACGAGTACGGAATGCTAATGGCGGCGGCGACCGTGATGGCGATCCCGGTCATCGTCGTGTTCTTCGTCGCTCAGCGCTATTTCATCCAGGGAGTAACTCTGACGGGCATGAAGGGATGA
- a CDS encoding amidohydrolase, whose translation MTALIVDTHTHFYDPTRPQGVPWPPKDDAVLYRTVLPEHLRALAEPLGIAGTVVVEASPWRDDNDWILSLAAVESYIVGFIGNLDITGTEVLDDLARLGANPMFRGLRIGSAALHRAMDDGSFRVFAALADQDLTLDLLAGADDLPAVRRLAAAFPRLRMVLDHIAHVRVDGQAPNPGWRDGIERLSDTPNVFCKVSGMVEATGLSPAPSDPGFYAPTLDVLRGSFGDGRLVFGSNWPVCERFASYATVLRIPEQYFSTCGATEQVFSLTHVAAYGRRA comes from the coding sequence ATGACCGCCTTGATCGTCGATACGCACACGCACTTCTACGACCCGACCCGTCCGCAAGGCGTTCCGTGGCCGCCCAAGGACGACGCCGTGCTCTACCGAACGGTTCTGCCGGAACATCTGCGGGCGCTCGCCGAACCGCTCGGGATCGCAGGAACCGTTGTCGTCGAAGCGAGCCCTTGGCGCGACGACAACGATTGGATCCTCAGCCTGGCTGCGGTGGAATCCTATATCGTCGGCTTCATCGGGAACCTCGACATCACGGGAACGGAAGTCCTGGATGACCTGGCGCGGTTGGGAGCGAATCCGATGTTCCGAGGGCTCCGCATCGGGTCTGCCGCTTTGCATCGCGCGATGGACGATGGCTCATTCCGCGTCTTCGCCGCGTTGGCAGACCAGGACCTAACGCTGGACCTCCTCGCCGGAGCCGACGATCTGCCCGCCGTCCGGCGACTGGCTGCGGCGTTCCCGCGTCTGAGAATGGTCCTCGATCACATCGCGCATGTGCGCGTCGACGGTCAGGCTCCGAACCCTGGGTGGAGAGACGGCATCGAGCGTCTTTCGGACACGCCGAACGTGTTCTGCAAGGTGTCGGGCATGGTCGAGGCGACTGGCTTGAGCCCTGCGCCGTCCGATCCGGGCTTCTATGCGCCGACGCTCGATGTGCTTCGGGGTTCCTTCGGTGATGGGCGGCTCGTATTCGGAAGCAACTGGCCCGTCTGCGAACGGTTCGCGAGCTACGCGACCGTGCTCCGCATTCCAGAGCAATACTTCTCGACCTGCGGCGCGACCGAACAGGTCTTTTCGCTCACCCACGTTGCGGCGTATGGGCGGCGAGCTTGA
- a CDS encoding SMC family ATPase, whose amino-acid sequence MLVHKVHLRNIRSYHDETLEFGGGVHFICGPNGAGKTSIIEAIGFALFGASPEHLARFVREGQTRGDVRVWFRANDHRDYIAERAIRVSGRTASSSWSIRDAATDDREIAHGAADAEFFLRQHLLSSVDDRPLSELFAKVVGTAQGSFTAPFLDTPSQRKAAFDSLLRVAAYKRTFERTSGIDSRLSDRLAELGSQIARVSEEAASLEGIRAEIERIETEIESRKAAVEDLDRRCAEAEQAVTNLEAARQRLYSARAKALELHSTLSDASARAEAASARLEEAQQAAVALEDARPAHERYLRVMERLEHLRQRQRQASELRAELARAAERADQAENELQRTRALLADAHATCDATSRARANAEQALNDLEKRQVTRAETIEDRISGLQRANDSLRALSAVRHDLAQIETDAREAVRSAAVLDAEISRYDTELSQRPDVAEIAASEGARVSEKEEAVRALSSVSALKEQARCNLDLAADGLCPILGEPCRNVEGDLATHFVRELRLLESEVEQRTLDVANASEALERSTDARMRLSRLDRAHDRREDAVRERESLVARVRSQLERVRWDEWAEAAPSLADALRKLAPDPKARGELDALLGEVGSLQSVLDSRESDELTGLGEALAQARQKVEAAYDDWASRLDGALSAAQRELFEARRLEDELRVAQAEMDRLSFQMRQAENERARHEQAERELVARIGSYQRDLDAARERVTAYQGIDELVASVEAEQRDLSPGYTRFLENRGIAAELSERQRLHEQAKSAAAAADREHKAAQATVEDIASRFREEDLREATERSRCLVRDAEKERGAIAGLDLELRTVHDKASRLSDLERLLADARARREQHERIRELSRFVRTRVLSRAGERIAQAYLRRVSDGATAIYRTLAKEAADLEWTSDYDINLRTSETGPSRQRVFRQLSGGEQMTAALAVRLALLRLVSDLGFAVFDEPTTNLDSDRRAHLAAALPDLRNVCPQLFVISHDDTFDTVVEQVIRIEKTPDRGSHRVL is encoded by the coding sequence ATGCTGGTTCACAAAGTCCATCTCCGAAACATCCGAAGCTACCACGACGAGACGCTGGAGTTCGGCGGGGGCGTCCATTTCATCTGCGGTCCTAACGGGGCCGGCAAGACCAGCATCATCGAGGCGATCGGATTCGCGCTGTTCGGAGCGTCGCCTGAGCATCTCGCCCGGTTCGTCCGGGAAGGTCAGACCCGTGGCGACGTGCGCGTGTGGTTCCGCGCCAACGATCACCGTGACTACATTGCCGAGCGTGCCATCCGCGTGTCTGGACGCACAGCGTCCAGCTCGTGGTCGATCCGAGATGCGGCGACGGACGACCGCGAGATCGCCCACGGCGCGGCTGACGCCGAGTTCTTCCTGAGGCAGCACCTGCTGTCTTCGGTCGACGACCGCCCGCTGAGCGAGCTGTTCGCCAAGGTCGTCGGAACCGCGCAAGGATCGTTCACCGCTCCGTTCCTCGACACGCCTTCCCAACGCAAGGCGGCGTTCGACTCCTTGCTCCGCGTCGCCGCCTACAAACGGACGTTCGAGCGAACGTCCGGGATCGACTCCCGGTTGTCGGATCGCCTCGCCGAGCTTGGAAGCCAGATCGCGCGCGTGAGTGAAGAGGCTGCGTCGCTGGAGGGCATTCGCGCTGAGATCGAACGCATCGAAACCGAGATCGAGAGCCGGAAGGCAGCGGTAGAGGACCTGGATCGCCGATGCGCCGAAGCCGAGCAAGCCGTCACCAACCTCGAAGCCGCTCGACAGCGACTGTACTCCGCTCGGGCAAAGGCGCTCGAGCTGCACTCGACCTTGTCGGATGCCAGCGCGCGCGCCGAAGCCGCATCCGCTAGGCTCGAGGAAGCTCAACAGGCAGCGGTTGCCCTGGAGGACGCCCGCCCAGCGCACGAGCGCTATCTCCGCGTGATGGAACGGCTGGAGCACCTGCGCCAGCGCCAACGTCAGGCCAGCGAGCTGCGAGCTGAGTTGGCGCGTGCCGCCGAACGGGCTGACCAGGCGGAGAATGAGCTACAGCGTACGAGGGCGCTTCTGGCGGACGCCCATGCGACGTGCGACGCGACCTCAAGAGCTCGTGCGAACGCGGAACAAGCTCTCAACGACCTCGAGAAGCGGCAAGTCACCCGAGCCGAAACCATCGAGGATCGTATCAGCGGCTTGCAGCGAGCCAACGATTCGCTTCGAGCCCTGAGCGCCGTTCGACACGATCTGGCGCAGATCGAAACCGATGCGCGTGAAGCGGTTCGCTCCGCGGCTGTGCTCGACGCCGAGATCAGCCGATACGATACCGAGCTGAGCCAGCGACCCGACGTCGCCGAGATCGCCGCGTCGGAAGGCGCGCGCGTCAGCGAGAAGGAAGAGGCTGTCCGGGCGCTCAGCAGCGTGTCCGCCTTGAAGGAGCAGGCTCGGTGCAACCTCGACTTGGCGGCAGATGGGCTATGTCCGATCCTGGGAGAGCCATGCCGTAACGTCGAAGGCGATTTGGCGACGCATTTCGTCCGCGAGCTCCGACTGCTGGAGTCCGAGGTCGAACAGCGGACACTCGACGTCGCCAATGCCAGCGAAGCCCTGGAGCGCTCCACAGACGCCCGGATGCGCCTCTCGCGCCTGGATCGCGCGCACGACCGCCGCGAAGACGCCGTCCGCGAGCGAGAGTCGCTGGTCGCGCGCGTCAGATCGCAACTCGAACGCGTGCGGTGGGACGAATGGGCAGAGGCGGCGCCGTCTCTGGCGGACGCCCTCCGCAAGCTGGCGCCGGACCCGAAGGCGCGCGGCGAGCTCGACGCGCTGCTCGGCGAAGTCGGGAGCCTTCAGTCCGTGCTGGACTCGCGTGAATCGGACGAGCTGACGGGGCTTGGCGAGGCGCTGGCGCAGGCGCGGCAGAAGGTGGAAGCGGCGTACGACGACTGGGCATCAAGGCTCGACGGTGCGCTGTCGGCCGCGCAACGCGAGCTCTTCGAAGCGCGCCGTCTCGAAGACGAACTGCGAGTTGCCCAGGCGGAGATGGATCGGCTCTCGTTCCAGATGCGCCAAGCCGAGAACGAACGCGCCCGGCACGAGCAGGCAGAGCGCGAGCTTGTCGCACGGATCGGCTCCTATCAGCGCGACCTGGATGCGGCAAGGGAACGAGTCACGGCATATCAGGGCATTGACGAACTGGTGGCGTCCGTCGAAGCGGAACAGCGAGACTTGTCACCCGGATACACCCGATTCCTTGAGAACCGTGGCATCGCCGCCGAGCTCTCCGAACGTCAACGACTCCACGAGCAGGCGAAGTCAGCCGCCGCCGCCGCAGACCGAGAGCACAAGGCGGCGCAAGCGACAGTCGAGGACATTGCGTCGCGTTTCCGCGAGGAGGATCTTCGGGAAGCGACGGAGCGTAGCCGGTGCTTAGTGCGCGATGCCGAGAAAGAGCGCGGCGCGATCGCTGGCTTGGACCTCGAGCTGCGAACGGTCCATGACAAGGCTTCCCGACTCAGCGACCTCGAGCGCCTACTCGCCGATGCTCGGGCCCGACGAGAACAGCACGAGCGTATTCGCGAGCTTTCCAGGTTCGTCCGCACCCGCGTGTTGAGCCGTGCGGGAGAGCGGATCGCCCAGGCGTACCTTCGACGCGTCAGCGATGGAGCGACAGCAATCTACAGGACGCTCGCCAAGGAAGCCGCCGATCTGGAGTGGACGTCGGACTACGACATCAACCTGCGCACCAGCGAGACGGGCCCATCGCGGCAGCGCGTGTTCCGCCAACTCTCCGGCGGCGAGCAGATGACGGCTGCGCTTGCCGTGCGTCTCGCCCTGCTTCGCCTCGTGTCGGATCTCGGGTTCGCCGTCTTCGACGAACCGACCACGAACCTCGACAGCGACCGGCGCGCGCATCTCGCCGCCGCCCTTCCCGACCTGCGAAACGTGTGCCCGCAGCTCTTCGTGATCAGCCACGACGATACGTTCGACACCGTGGTGGAGCAGGTGATCCGCATCGAGAAGACGCCGGATCGAGGCAGCCATCGGGTTCTCTGA
- a CDS encoding pentapeptide repeat-containing protein produces MRSRLNDPTPWGALEGADLRWRQLRGADLQGAVLRGANARGVDLSSALLQGVRLEGADLRWSVLARASLQEAVLTRAVLEDANLVRANLQNAKMTGVNLQWSMCASSSLQGADLAGSHVRGADFRGSRLDYARLEDSDWDWAQLDGAHLVGAMASRVTLRYAGLREARLWQADLSGATAHHARLSAAGLAGAQLRDADLASADLTHALASMACLRRTNLRGATLVRADLQEADLTGADLTGCDLRGAQLVGTILTDADLTDADVTGALYSPDTAFPPAFDPLDHKMVLQR; encoded by the coding sequence ATGCGTTCCCGCTTAAACGACCCGACACCGTGGGGCGCACTGGAAGGGGCGGACCTGCGATGGCGACAGCTCCGAGGCGCGGATCTGCAGGGCGCAGTGCTTCGGGGCGCGAATGCTCGCGGCGTGGACTTGTCGAGCGCTTTGCTCCAAGGCGTTCGACTCGAAGGAGCCGATTTGCGGTGGTCCGTGCTCGCCAGAGCGAGCTTGCAGGAAGCCGTTCTCACTCGTGCGGTTCTGGAAGACGCCAACCTTGTCAGAGCCAATCTGCAGAACGCGAAGATGACCGGCGTCAACCTCCAGTGGTCGATGTGCGCCAGCTCGAGCTTGCAGGGAGCCGACCTCGCAGGTTCGCATGTCCGTGGCGCCGACTTTAGAGGGTCCCGGTTGGACTACGCCCGTCTCGAGGACTCGGACTGGGACTGGGCGCAACTGGACGGAGCCCATCTGGTCGGCGCGATGGCATCGCGCGTCACGCTCCGATACGCGGGCTTGCGCGAGGCGCGTCTCTGGCAAGCCGACCTATCCGGCGCGACCGCCCACCACGCGCGCCTTTCCGCTGCCGGGTTGGCAGGCGCGCAACTGCGGGACGCCGATCTCGCCTCGGCGGATCTGACCCATGCGCTGGCTTCGATGGCGTGTCTGCGGAGGACCAACCTGCGCGGAGCCACGCTCGTTCGCGCCGATCTGCAAGAGGCTGACCTGACGGGCGCGGATCTGACGGGGTGCGACCTGCGGGGAGCGCAGCTTGTCGGAACGATCCTCACGGACGCCGACCTGACCGATGCCGATGTCACTGGGGCGCTCTACTCGCCAGATACCGCCTTCCCCCCGGCTTTCGACCCACTCGACCACAAGATGGTGCTGCAGCGCTAG